From Corynebacterium sp. BD556, the proteins below share one genomic window:
- a CDS encoding formate--tetrahydrofolate ligase, with the protein MATDVEIAQAHTLEPITDIAAKAGVAEEALIPYGKVMAKVDTTKVNKSASGKLILVTGVSPTPAGEGKSTMLIGLTDALAKLGHNAMVALREPSLGPVMGIKGGAAGGGYSQVVPMENINLHFTGDFHAITSANNTLSALIDNHIQQGNELGIDPRRVTWQRCLDVNDRSLRNVVTGLGGPTNGVPAETGFTITAASEIMAILGLATDLDDLKKRLSRITIGLTYDGQPVTAGDLKAEGAMTALLKEAINPNLVQTLGGTPAFIHGGPFANIAHGCNSLIATRTALNFADLVLTEAGFGSDLGAEKFFDIKARYGELDVAGAVIVATIRSMKHNAGVPKDRLSEENVAAVREGIVNLERHVENVAKFGVTPVVAINLFTSDTDAERQFVRQWAKERGIKLAESEVWAKGGDGAVDLAKVVLDNLATGSSHQLYDPSDGVENAIATIAREIYRAADVQYSAAALRDLQTLKDNGFDSLPVCISKTQYSFSDDPTQLGAPTGHTLHVRNLIPRTGAGFILALTGDVMTMPGLPKTPAANNIDVGDNGVVTGLF; encoded by the coding sequence CCCAGGCGCACACGCTCGAACCGATCACTGACATTGCCGCCAAGGCGGGGGTTGCTGAAGAAGCTTTGATTCCGTATGGCAAAGTCATGGCGAAAGTTGACACGACGAAAGTCAACAAATCCGCCTCCGGCAAACTTATCCTCGTCACCGGCGTTTCTCCGACACCGGCCGGCGAGGGCAAGTCCACGATGTTAATTGGGTTGACGGACGCGCTGGCGAAGCTCGGCCACAACGCCATGGTGGCGCTGCGTGAGCCTTCGCTGGGTCCTGTGATGGGCATTAAGGGAGGCGCCGCTGGCGGCGGCTATTCTCAGGTGGTACCCATGGAGAACATTAACCTCCATTTCACTGGTGATTTCCACGCGATTACTTCGGCTAATAACACCCTTTCCGCGCTGATTGACAACCACATCCAGCAAGGCAACGAACTTGGCATCGACCCGCGCCGCGTCACTTGGCAGCGCTGCCTCGATGTCAACGACCGCTCCTTGCGCAATGTGGTCACCGGGCTTGGCGGGCCGACCAATGGTGTGCCCGCCGAAACAGGCTTTACCATCACCGCAGCCTCTGAAATCATGGCGATTCTCGGTCTCGCCACAGACCTCGACGATTTGAAGAAGCGCCTCTCACGCATCACTATCGGCCTGACCTACGACGGCCAGCCTGTCACGGCCGGCGATCTGAAGGCAGAAGGGGCGATGACTGCTTTGCTTAAAGAGGCCATCAACCCGAACCTTGTTCAAACCTTGGGCGGGACCCCGGCGTTTATCCATGGCGGTCCCTTTGCCAACATCGCGCACGGCTGTAACTCATTAATCGCCACTCGCACTGCCTTAAACTTCGCTGATCTTGTTCTCACCGAAGCTGGATTCGGCTCTGATTTGGGTGCGGAGAAGTTCTTTGACATTAAGGCCCGCTATGGTGAGCTTGACGTAGCTGGCGCCGTTATCGTTGCGACTATCCGCTCGATGAAGCATAACGCGGGCGTGCCAAAAGACCGTCTGAGCGAGGAAAATGTTGCCGCGGTGCGCGAGGGCATTGTTAACCTGGAACGCCACGTGGAAAACGTCGCCAAGTTCGGCGTTACTCCTGTCGTTGCCATCAACCTGTTTACTTCCGACACAGACGCGGAGCGTCAATTCGTCCGCCAGTGGGCGAAGGAGCGCGGCATCAAGTTGGCGGAGTCTGAGGTGTGGGCCAAGGGCGGAGACGGCGCCGTCGATCTAGCCAAAGTGGTCCTTGACAACCTTGCAACGGGCAGTTCACATCAGCTTTATGACCCGTCTGACGGGGTAGAAAACGCAATTGCGACAATTGCCCGTGAGATTTACCGCGCTGCTGATGTGCAGTACTCAGCCGCAGCCCTGCGGGATTTACAGACCCTGAAAGACAACGGCTTTGACTCCTTGCCGGTGTGTATTTCCAAAACGCAGTATTCCTTTAGCGACGATCCCACGCAGCTTGGTGCGCCGACCGGGCACACGCTGCATGTGCGTAATCTGATTCCGCGCACCGGCGCCGGTTTCATCCTCGCGCTAACCGGCGATGTTATGACCATGCCTGGTCTGCCCAAAACCCCCGCCGCCAACAACATTGACGTCGGTGACAATGGTGTGGTCACCGGGTTGTTCTAG